A section of the Pseudomonas sp. FP453 genome encodes:
- a CDS encoding carbamoyltransferase, which produces MALTILGLSGALSHDPSAALYIDGKLIAAAEEERFVRDKHAKNRMPYESAKFCLEQAGIKPSDVDVVAIPFAPISLFGEARWHYAKRYWYAPDRALDAILMGNRRYKRYRNKIVWCLEQLGFDPKKIKIEPVEHHLAHASSAYHCSGFQEKTAILGIDGKGEYATTFFGYGENGKIHKIKEFYDPDSLGGLYGAITEFLGFEMLDGEFKVMGMAPYGDASKYDFSRLASFENGELVINTDYANVIGLRRYKEKGKGFYFSPKLIEWLGPKREGDIADEPYIHYAASMQALFEKLALQMIDHYLGDILKDTGKLAFAGGCALNVKLNQKIIARDDVKELFVQPASGDAGTAVGAAAYVSHARGVPVEKMEHVYLGPSYSNEEVIAACAKHESKPVWRKIENMPKRIAKIMVDGNPVAWFQGRMEFGPRALGGRSIIGCPSATGVADRINHQIKFRERWRPFCPSMLDTVAPQMIKVDHPAPFMTFTFEVSEEWKTRVPEVVHEDGTSRAQVLKREYNPRYYDMMKELEVLTGNGVSLNTSLNRRGEAMICSPKDALDMFFGSDLQYLIMEDILVVKDGVDPYDTLG; this is translated from the coding sequence GTGGCATTGACGATTCTTGGCCTGTCCGGCGCCCTTAGCCATGATCCTTCCGCAGCCTTGTATATCGACGGCAAGCTGATCGCGGCCGCCGAAGAAGAGCGCTTCGTACGCGACAAACATGCAAAGAACCGCATGCCCTACGAATCGGCGAAGTTCTGCCTGGAACAAGCCGGCATCAAACCTTCCGACGTTGACGTAGTGGCGATCCCGTTCGCCCCGATCAGCCTGTTCGGCGAGGCGCGCTGGCACTACGCCAAGCGTTACTGGTACGCCCCGGACCGCGCCCTTGACGCGATCCTGATGGGCAACCGGCGCTACAAGCGCTATCGCAACAAGATCGTCTGGTGCCTGGAGCAACTGGGCTTCGATCCGAAGAAAATCAAGATCGAACCGGTCGAACACCACCTGGCCCACGCTTCCAGCGCCTACCACTGCTCCGGCTTCCAGGAGAAAACCGCGATCCTCGGCATCGACGGTAAAGGTGAGTACGCCACCACGTTCTTCGGCTACGGCGAGAACGGCAAGATCCACAAGATCAAGGAATTCTACGATCCAGACTCCCTCGGCGGCCTGTACGGCGCAATCACCGAGTTCCTCGGTTTCGAGATGCTCGACGGTGAGTTCAAGGTCATGGGCATGGCGCCGTACGGCGACGCCAGCAAATACGATTTCTCGCGCCTGGCCTCTTTTGAGAACGGCGAGTTGGTGATCAACACCGACTACGCCAACGTCATCGGCCTGCGTCGCTACAAAGAGAAGGGCAAAGGCTTCTACTTCTCGCCAAAACTGATCGAGTGGCTGGGTCCCAAGCGCGAAGGCGACATCGCCGACGAGCCGTACATCCACTACGCCGCCAGCATGCAAGCGCTGTTCGAGAAGCTGGCCTTGCAGATGATCGACCACTACCTGGGCGACATCCTCAAGGACACCGGCAAGCTGGCCTTCGCCGGCGGTTGCGCGCTGAACGTGAAGCTGAACCAGAAGATCATTGCCCGCGACGACGTGAAAGAGCTGTTTGTGCAGCCGGCGTCCGGCGATGCCGGTACTGCGGTGGGTGCAGCGGCCTACGTGTCCCACGCCCGTGGTGTACCGGTGGAGAAGATGGAACACGTCTACCTCGGCCCGTCCTACAGCAACGAAGAAGTGATTGCCGCGTGTGCCAAGCACGAGAGCAAGCCGGTCTGGCGCAAGATCGAGAACATGCCTAAGCGCATCGCCAAGATCATGGTCGACGGCAACCCGGTGGCCTGGTTCCAGGGCCGCATGGAGTTTGGCCCGCGTGCCTTGGGCGGTCGTTCGATCATCGGTTGCCCTAGTGCCACCGGCGTGGCTGACCGTATCAACCACCAGATCAAGTTCCGCGAGCGCTGGAGGCCTTTCTGCCCGTCGATGCTCGACACCGTGGCCCCGCAGATGATCAAGGTCGATCACCCGGCGCCGTTCATGACCTTCACCTTTGAAGTGTCGGAAGAGTGGAAGACCCGCGTGCCGGAAGTGGTCCATGAAGATGGCACCTCCCGCGCCCAGGTGCTCAAGCGCGAATACAACCCGCGCTACTACGACATGATGAAAGAGCTGGAAGTGCTGACCGGCAACGGCGTGTCCCTGAACACCTCGCTCAACCGTCGTGGCGAAGCGATGATCTGCTCGCCGAAAGACGCGCTGGACATGTTCTTTGGCTCCGACCTGCAATACCTGATCATGGAAGACATCCTGGTGGTCAAGGACGGCGTGGACCCTTATGACACGCTCGGCTGA
- a CDS encoding glycosyltransferase, whose amino-acid sequence MTRSADRHVLQFCHGYDGPFLDCARQYASLFTGKGYKVTTVFLTGVADPEVAAGCASDEVLFMEFSSKAIRGLKLGAIAEMRKIAASRNFSFCIAHRAKPIYVALLATRLQVIGVHHAFGDYQRRGRRLFASIFRKRLSLLGVSDAVRDDIRRCLPSWPAARIQTLYNRIDVEAMQALQVSKDDARDALGLSPDEWVVGNVGRLHPDKDQATLLKGFALALPQLPGESRLAILGTGRLEQDLKELARELGIADKVLFLGQVPDARRYFRAFDVFALSSDHEPFGMVLLEAMAAGVPLLATACGGAKEVVEGVGILFPFGDAEHLAQGLGHLAAMDQQQQRQCAEMMLERLHARFSDQAVRDAFWQLPHVIELTARA is encoded by the coding sequence ATGACACGCTCGGCTGATCGCCACGTCCTGCAGTTCTGCCACGGCTATGACGGGCCGTTCCTCGATTGTGCCCGTCAGTACGCCAGCCTGTTCACAGGCAAGGGCTACAAGGTGACCACGGTGTTTCTCACCGGGGTCGCCGACCCTGAGGTCGCGGCCGGTTGCGCCTCCGATGAAGTGTTGTTCATGGAGTTCAGCTCCAAGGCCATTCGTGGCCTCAAGCTGGGCGCCATCGCCGAGATGCGCAAGATTGCCGCCTCGCGCAATTTCAGCTTCTGCATCGCGCACCGCGCCAAGCCGATCTACGTCGCCTTGCTCGCCACGCGCTTGCAGGTGATTGGCGTGCACCACGCCTTTGGTGATTACCAGCGCCGTGGCCGCCGCCTGTTTGCGTCGATTTTCCGCAAGCGCTTGAGCTTGCTGGGTGTGTCCGACGCCGTGCGTGACGACATCCGCCGCTGCCTGCCGAGCTGGCCGGCGGCGCGTATCCAGACCTTGTACAACCGCATCGATGTAGAGGCCATGCAGGCCCTGCAAGTCTCGAAGGATGACGCGAGGGACGCCCTCGGGCTGTCGCCGGATGAATGGGTGGTCGGCAACGTCGGCCGCCTGCACCCGGACAAGGACCAGGCCACGCTGCTCAAGGGCTTCGCCCTGGCCTTGCCACAGTTGCCCGGCGAAAGCCGCCTGGCGATTCTCGGTACTGGCCGCCTGGAGCAGGACCTCAAGGAACTGGCCCGCGAGCTGGGGATCGCTGACAAGGTGCTGTTCCTCGGCCAGGTGCCGGATGCGCGCCGCTATTTTCGTGCGTTTGACGTGTTTGCCCTGAGCTCCGACCACGAACCCTTCGGCATGGTGCTGCTGGAAGCCATGGCCGCCGGCGTGCCGTTGCTGGCCACCGCCTGCGGGGGGGCCAAGGAAGTGGTCGAAGGCGTGGGCATCCTGTTCCCGTTCGGCGATGCCGAGCACCTGGCCCAAGGCCTGGGGCACCTGGCCGCGATGGATCAGCAGCAGCAACGCCAGTGCGCCGAGATGATGTTGGAGCGCCTGCACGCACGGTTCTCGGACCAGGCGGTGCGCGACGCTTTCTGGCAACTGCCACACGTTATTGAACTGACCGCGAGGGCTTGA
- a CDS encoding antimicrobial resistance protein Mig-14 — MLNRFQGWRERGWSVVDAPAYSEAWQRFGGSVATHPHVIERLAGLAQIPVRYLAWEQAGELKACIATWGRDLALSKDVLKRSGKKGLFDLGNAEIILPAAADAQAPLRQRARYLSTLNEGRFSGLKPQAEQLAMARTPEELSKKFRYNQRRELRLLEEAGGVVRPVSEFSSAELASIYCDLFLRRWGFKATGAERLAEVIELLREWLIGSVIFLNDAPIAIQLVYRVESPEWISVEYVNGGVDPETRAFSPGSVLSFLNTQSAWEQAREVGKPLRFSFGRADREYKDRWCNPVQVLCV, encoded by the coding sequence ATGCTCAATCGATTCCAAGGCTGGCGCGAGCGTGGCTGGTCCGTCGTCGATGCACCTGCCTACAGCGAGGCCTGGCAGCGTTTTGGCGGCAGCGTCGCGACGCACCCGCACGTGATCGAACGCCTGGCCGGGCTGGCGCAGATTCCGGTGCGTTACCTGGCGTGGGAACAGGCCGGTGAACTCAAGGCGTGCATTGCCACCTGGGGGCGCGACCTGGCCTTGTCCAAGGACGTGCTCAAGCGCAGCGGCAAGAAGGGCCTGTTCGACCTGGGCAATGCCGAGATCATCCTGCCGGCCGCCGCCGATGCGCAGGCGCCGCTGCGCCAGCGTGCGCGTTACCTGTCGACGCTCAATGAAGGCCGTTTCAGCGGCCTCAAGCCCCAGGCCGAACAGTTGGCCATGGCGCGTACCCCGGAAGAGCTGTCGAAGAAGTTTCGCTACAACCAGCGCCGCGAACTGCGTTTGCTGGAAGAGGCGGGCGGCGTGGTGCGGCCGGTCAGCGAGTTTTCCAGCGCCGAGCTGGCGTCCATCTACTGCGACCTGTTCCTGCGCCGCTGGGGCTTTAAAGCCACGGGCGCCGAGCGTCTGGCCGAGGTGATCGAGTTGCTGCGCGAGTGGCTGATCGGCTCGGTGATCTTTCTCAACGATGCGCCCATCGCCATCCAGTTGGTGTACCGGGTCGAGTCGCCGGAGTGGATCAGCGTGGAGTACGTCAACGGCGGGGTCGATCCTGAAACCCGCGCCTTCAGCCCTGGCAGCGTGCTGAGTTTTCTCAATACCCAAAGCGCCTGGGAACAGGCCCGTGAAGTCGGCAAGCCGCTGCGGTTTTCCTTCGGTCGTGCCGACCGCGAGTACAAGGACCGTTGGTGCAACCCTGTGCAGGTATTGTGCGTATGA
- a CDS encoding PIG-L deacetylase family protein, with protein sequence MTRKQQLLKRHRRNKRTALMVGVLLLVLVGILVAWWLPLLLAVLAWVAHEAWFADHLFYAPNEDYQYRFSADAELAGVRLEDGRLVLDQPVEADTTLVLAIKVKSTWLGRFLDPSIELGDDRQTFERGVNGVRYLNLSGLPLSELHLRGRHCRLLGTPRLWTWTHPDFRQQRVMVIAPHADDAELAAFGLYSQAEKPWIVTLTAGEIEAEHYQQMGLDAVEAARIKGRLRAWDSIAVPLWAGVPQAHCVQLGYFCLQLQAMQAAPDLPFASREAELTDVRPFRQFNPFPLPADSDGLPTWNNLLADLRQVLLMARPEVIVLPYSALDPHPDHICAQSAVMEALQGLEWQPTTILGYANHLHDNDRWPMGDAGNGIALPPLFDATQALHPCSLPLTLARQRDKAMALGMMHDLQPAAPFKRRVRRLLQRLLAGRARSPYGENEFFRKAVRRHELFWRL encoded by the coding sequence ATGACTCGCAAGCAGCAGTTGCTCAAGCGCCATCGGCGTAACAAGCGCACGGCGCTGATGGTCGGCGTGTTGCTGCTGGTGCTGGTGGGCATCCTGGTGGCCTGGTGGTTGCCGTTGCTGCTGGCGGTGCTGGCCTGGGTCGCCCACGAAGCCTGGTTTGCCGATCATCTGTTTTATGCGCCCAACGAAGATTATCAATACCGTTTCTCGGCGGATGCAGAGCTGGCGGGTGTGCGCCTGGAGGACGGGCGCTTGGTGCTGGATCAGCCCGTGGAGGCAGACACCACGCTGGTGCTGGCGATCAAGGTCAAAAGCACCTGGCTGGGACGCTTTCTTGACCCAAGCATTGAGCTGGGTGACGACCGGCAAACCTTCGAACGTGGCGTCAACGGTGTGCGCTACCTGAACCTCAGCGGCTTGCCGTTGAGCGAGTTGCACCTGCGCGGTCGCCATTGCCGCCTGCTCGGCACGCCGCGCCTGTGGACCTGGACCCACCCGGACTTTCGCCAGCAGCGCGTGATGGTCATTGCGCCCCACGCCGACGATGCCGAGCTGGCCGCTTTTGGGCTCTACAGTCAGGCCGAGAAACCCTGGATCGTTACCCTCACGGCGGGCGAAATCGAAGCCGAACACTATCAGCAGATGGGCCTGGACGCGGTGGAAGCCGCGCGTATCAAAGGCCGCCTGCGGGCCTGGGACAGCATTGCCGTGCCGCTGTGGGCCGGTGTGCCCCAGGCGCATTGCGTACAGCTGGGCTATTTCTGCCTGCAATTGCAGGCGATGCAGGCCGCGCCGGACTTGCCGTTTGCCTCCCGTGAAGCCGAGCTGACGGACGTGCGCCCGTTTCGCCAATTCAACCCCTTCCCGCTGCCAGCGGACAGCGACGGCCTGCCAACCTGGAACAACCTGTTGGCCGACCTGCGCCAGGTGCTGCTGATGGCGCGCCCGGAAGTCATCGTGCTGCCGTACTCGGCGCTGGACCCGCACCCTGACCACATCTGTGCGCAGAGTGCCGTCATGGAAGCCCTGCAAGGCTTGGAGTGGCAGCCGACCACCATCCTCGGCTACGCCAACCACCTGCATGACAACGACCGCTGGCCCATGGGCGATGCCGGCAACGGCATCGCCTTGCCGCCATTGTTCGATGCAACCCAGGCGCTGCACCCGTGCAGCCTGCCACTGACATTGGCCCGGCAGCGTGACAAGGCCATGGCGCTGGGCATGATGCATGACCTGCAACCGGCAGCGCCCTTCAAGCGACGCGTGCGGCGCCTGTTGCAACGTTTATTGGCCGGGCGCGCGCGCTCGCCTTATGGGGAGAACGAGTTCTTCCGCAAGGCCGTGCGGCGGCATGAGTTGTTCTGGCGTTTGTGA
- a CDS encoding glycosyltransferase has translation MKVLFLVQKEQRAILDRLYEGIAEHCDCDTRWLSSAEQRNLRGYFRREVDVTQYDRIVFFLRFKQEIRQAGFIRTIPNLVILEHDAYQNYIPCKYTGKFSAHYRRLPWARVISSGFVVSQRLREEGFDAVFVPKGYDQALLQPQERERDIELAFVGSTNSVAYSGRKALLDELARVEPLVVTRTKSGEEYCATLNRIRFFVSADVGMGEYMIKNFEAMACGCVLLAFDQGEAENQALGFEDKVNVVFYKDIPQLQEKLAELRANPQLAAQIARNGQDLAVSQFSFARIGQRIVEALEPPLRPRAPLSLLEKLRLKLGV, from the coding sequence ATGAAAGTTTTATTTCTGGTGCAGAAAGAACAGCGCGCCATCCTTGATCGTCTCTACGAAGGTATTGCCGAGCACTGCGACTGCGACACCCGCTGGTTGAGCAGCGCCGAGCAGCGCAACCTGCGCGGTTACTTCCGCCGTGAAGTGGATGTGACCCAGTACGACCGCATCGTGTTCTTCCTGCGCTTCAAGCAGGAGATCCGCCAGGCCGGGTTTATCCGCACGATCCCCAACCTGGTGATCCTCGAACACGATGCCTACCAGAACTACATTCCGTGCAAATACACCGGCAAGTTCAGCGCGCATTACCGCCGCTTGCCGTGGGCGCGGGTGATCAGCTCGGGCTTTGTGGTGTCCCAGCGTTTGCGTGAGGAAGGTTTTGACGCGGTGTTCGTGCCCAAGGGCTACGACCAGGCGCTGTTGCAGCCGCAGGAGCGTGAGCGCGACATCGAGCTGGCCTTTGTCGGCAGCACCAACAGCGTGGCCTACAGTGGGCGCAAGGCGTTGCTCGATGAGCTGGCACGGGTCGAGCCCTTGGTGGTGACGCGCACCAAGTCCGGTGAGGAATACTGCGCGACCCTCAATCGGATTCGCTTTTTTGTCAGTGCCGATGTGGGCATGGGCGAGTACATGATCAAGAACTTCGAGGCCATGGCCTGTGGCTGCGTGCTGCTGGCGTTTGACCAGGGCGAGGCTGAAAACCAGGCCCTGGGTTTCGAAGACAAGGTCAACGTGGTGTTCTATAAAGACATCCCGCAGTTGCAGGAAAAGCTCGCCGAGTTGCGCGCCAACCCGCAGTTGGCGGCGCAGATTGCGCGTAACGGCCAGGACCTGGCTGTCAGCCAGTTCAGCTTTGCGCGGATCGGCCAACGCATTGTCGAAGCGCTGGAGCCGCCGTTGCGGCCGCGCGCACCCTTGAGTCTGCTGGAAAAGTTGCGCCTGAAACTGGGCGTGTAA
- a CDS encoding glycosyltransferase family 2 protein: MRFSEQSDITLVVTSCGRFDLLKRTLESFDAFNTADIREVFITEDSGDDAVRQAVPAHWQDHCTFFVNRPKLGQLASIDLAYTSVKTPYIFHCEDDWEFYRPGFVEDSKTVLELRPDILQVWLRNFVYDLQVHSPYIRLGPRELIGAVPCYPLISDKPEWQAFSLNPGLRRIKEYRLCAPYAGFEGEKGLSRRYAELNLMAVTLEGDAVLHTGFGLHVSTSAERLNKARRKRRERIKLVAVLLLGIATGWLLG; encoded by the coding sequence GTGCGATTTTCCGAACAGAGCGACATCACCCTTGTTGTGACCAGCTGCGGTCGCTTTGACCTGTTGAAGCGCACGCTTGAGAGCTTCGACGCCTTCAATACGGCGGATATCCGCGAGGTCTTCATCACTGAGGATTCCGGTGATGATGCGGTGCGCCAGGCCGTTCCCGCCCATTGGCAGGATCATTGCACTTTCTTCGTCAATCGCCCGAAGCTGGGGCAGTTGGCATCCATCGACCTGGCCTACACTTCGGTGAAGACGCCCTATATTTTCCACTGTGAAGATGACTGGGAGTTCTACCGCCCGGGGTTTGTCGAGGACTCCAAGACGGTGCTGGAGCTACGCCCGGATATTCTCCAGGTGTGGCTGCGCAACTTTGTCTATGACTTGCAGGTGCACAGCCCCTACATCCGTCTGGGGCCGCGTGAGCTGATCGGTGCGGTGCCGTGTTACCCGCTGATTTCCGACAAGCCGGAATGGCAGGCGTTTTCCCTGAACCCCGGTTTGCGACGTATCAAGGAATACCGCTTGTGCGCGCCGTATGCAGGGTTCGAAGGGGAGAAGGGCTTGTCGCGACGGTATGCCGAACTGAACCTGATGGCCGTGACCCTTGAGGGCGACGCGGTGCTGCACACGGGCTTCGGGCTGCATGTCTCGACATCCGCCGAGCGCTTGAACAAGGCCCGACGCAAGCGACGCGAGCGGATCAAGTTGGTCGCGGTGCTGCTGCTGGGCATCGCTACCGGCTGGTTGCTCGGTTGA
- a CDS encoding glycosyltransferase, giving the protein MSILNIMWAGGTAFASVQKVHQQVLGSVDCGATVHTWLLQGGAQAGDGALEWNLSSAQLKGRHFWKLLVPRMQARFRRALPEDVKVVLLDGIGVARVLLPVLKNLPEVRAVVLFHGMTRTRSSDRRLFAQFAESRLTVAAVSQTLADSLQRDLQRPVAVLRSAFDPGAFRAAMLAREQARAQLGLALDNAPVLGAVGRLVGSKGFSCLLEAFAGVLTQRADARLVIVGEGSARADLEAQIERLGLRDKVFMPGHLAEAATLYRAFDWVAIPSSAEGLGLIVQEAVMAGVPVLTSELAVFREQLADAGWYAPSDDVDAWTHLLEQAFAAGPEAAAQAQLQALAPEQAWQDFTATARRLLSPR; this is encoded by the coding sequence ATGAGCATCCTCAACATCATGTGGGCTGGTGGTACTGCATTCGCTTCCGTGCAGAAGGTTCATCAGCAAGTGCTGGGCAGTGTCGATTGCGGCGCTACCGTCCATACCTGGCTGCTCCAGGGTGGTGCACAAGCCGGCGACGGGGCGCTGGAGTGGAACCTCTCGTCTGCCCAGCTCAAGGGGCGGCACTTCTGGAAGCTGCTGGTGCCGCGCATGCAGGCGCGTTTCCGCCGGGCGCTGCCTGAGGACGTGAAGGTTGTGCTGCTCGATGGCATCGGCGTGGCACGGGTGCTGTTGCCCGTGCTCAAGAACCTGCCCGAGGTGCGTGCCGTGGTGCTGTTCCATGGCATGACGCGTACACGCAGCTCGGATCGCAGGCTGTTCGCACAGTTCGCCGAATCCCGGCTGACGGTAGCGGCGGTGTCGCAGACCCTGGCCGACTCGCTCCAGCGTGACTTGCAGCGGCCGGTGGCGGTGCTGCGCAGCGCCTTCGACCCCGGCGCCTTTCGCGCGGCAATGCTTGCGCGTGAGCAGGCGCGTGCCCAGCTGGGTCTGGCGCTGGACAACGCGCCGGTGTTGGGCGCCGTTGGCCGGTTGGTGGGCAGCAAGGGGTTCTCGTGTCTGCTGGAGGCGTTTGCCGGGGTGCTCACGCAGCGTGCCGATGCGCGCCTGGTAATCGTTGGCGAAGGCTCGGCGCGGGCGGATCTGGAAGCGCAGATCGAACGTCTTGGCTTGCGTGACAAGGTCTTCATGCCCGGGCACCTGGCCGAAGCGGCCACCCTGTACCGCGCGTTTGACTGGGTGGCAATACCCTCGTCGGCGGAGGGCTTGGGGCTGATTGTGCAAGAAGCGGTGATGGCTGGCGTGCCGGTATTGACCAGTGAGCTGGCGGTGTTTCGCGAGCAATTGGCGGACGCGGGCTGGTATGCGCCGTCTGACGATGTAGACGCCTGGACGCACCTGCTGGAGCAGGCGTTTGCGGCGGGCCCTGAGGCGGCGGCGCAGGCTCAGCTACAGGCCCTTGCGCCGGAGCAGGCCTGGCAGGACTTTACAGCCACTGCCCGGCGCTTGCTGTCACCCCGCTAG
- a CDS encoding O-antigen ligase — protein MQASRWARGWMSLGLLWFLLAITFAPTNKIYQQGLTLFLWLPAMVFAWSAREQLKQVWRAQRWVCVALGLLAVWGLISLFWTNAEDGSREAKRLLYIGVFLLFFPVFVQGRTEQVIRLMQWGGFGLALSSLLAMIKFYGLDGNAWYARLEGLGQLSHPILGAYVIGLAAVWMLHWVPRGRGMQVACLVAVGLLGLFVVASQSRGAALALLLSVVAMPLWCRDRRSSLIAIAATVAAIVVFVSMQSLMLSRGASFRPQIFMAAMQMISERPWTGLGLGGDYFLMWDNHRFDHSHNLFTHVTIELGLPGLLLWCAVWFGVLWQAWKVRDTHYGKGIIGMWVFSTLAMQFDAASLTGTPRAEWFITWLPVALASVLVWARAKPDACDKVAALPNQ, from the coding sequence ATGCAAGCAAGTCGTTGGGCGCGGGGATGGATGAGTTTGGGGTTGCTGTGGTTTTTACTGGCGATCACCTTCGCGCCGACCAATAAGATTTATCAACAAGGGCTGACGCTGTTCCTGTGGCTGCCTGCCATGGTATTTGCCTGGTCTGCCCGTGAGCAGCTCAAGCAGGTCTGGCGTGCCCAGCGCTGGGTCTGCGTGGCGCTGGGGTTGCTGGCTGTCTGGGGCTTGATCAGCCTGTTCTGGACAAATGCCGAGGATGGCTCCCGTGAAGCCAAGCGCTTGCTCTATATCGGCGTGTTCCTGCTGTTCTTCCCGGTGTTTGTGCAAGGCCGGACCGAGCAGGTGATTCGCCTGATGCAGTGGGGTGGCTTTGGCCTGGCGCTGTCGTCGCTGCTGGCGATGATCAAGTTCTATGGCCTTGACGGCAACGCCTGGTACGCCCGCCTCGAGGGGTTGGGGCAGCTGTCGCACCCGATCCTCGGCGCCTATGTCATTGGCCTGGCCGCCGTGTGGATGTTGCACTGGGTACCGCGTGGCCGCGGGATGCAAGTGGCCTGCCTGGTGGCGGTCGGCTTGCTCGGCCTGTTCGTGGTGGCAAGCCAGAGCCGTGGCGCCGCACTGGCCTTGCTGCTGAGCGTGGTGGCGATGCCGCTGTGGTGCCGCGACCGGCGCAGCAGCCTGATTGCGATCGCGGCGACGGTGGCGGCAATCGTGGTGTTTGTGTCTATGCAGTCGCTGATGCTGTCCCGTGGCGCGTCGTTCCGCCCACAGATTTTCATGGCGGCGATGCAGATGATCAGCGAGCGTCCATGGACCGGCCTGGGCCTGGGCGGTGATTACTTCCTGATGTGGGATAACCACCGTTTTGACCATTCCCACAACCTGTTCACCCACGTGACCATCGAACTGGGCCTGCCGGGCTTGTTGCTGTGGTGCGCGGTGTGGTTCGGCGTGCTGTGGCAAGCCTGGAAGGTGCGTGACACCCATTACGGCAAAGGCATCATCGGCATGTGGGTGTTTTCCACCCTGGCGATGCAATTCGATGCGGCAAGCCTCACGGGTACTCCTCGGGCCGAATGGTTCATCACCTGGCTGCCGGTGGCGCTGGCCAGTGTTTTGGTCTGGGCTCGGGCCAAACCCGATGCTTGTGATAAAGTTGCCGCCCTACCTAATCAGTGA